The following proteins are encoded in a genomic region of Pungitius pungitius chromosome 17, fPunPun2.1, whole genome shotgun sequence:
- the scamp3 gene encoding secretory carrier-associated membrane protein 3 isoform X2 produces MDTPKEAARDPAVTQHSSNTGYATLDLYNPFDNTTAPPPPYEATSPSAQSAPAQTPPSRTTPTEPRNYGSYTSQTAVNATTEELLRKQEELEKKARELERRERELESHSLGTGASRQNNWPPLPSFCPVGPCFYQDINVEITQHFQRTVTIMYYFWMFCTCGLLFNLISSLANFCVNTSGGVGLGLAILWALLFTPCSFVCWYRPMYKAFRSDSSFNFFVFFFVFFAQVVVSVIMTIGIPGWGFSGWIVSLAALNDSVAVGAIMMMNALLFTAQAAIGVFMLKKVHSMYRQTDASFQKAQAEFATGVMSNQVVRQAATSAATSAAQGAFTTPR; encoded by the exons ATGGATACGCCGAAAGAAGCAGCTCGG GACCCTGCAGTGACTCaacacagcagcaacacaggATATGCCACCCTGGACCTGTACAACCCCTTTGATAATACCACTGCG cctcctcctccgtaTGAAGccacctctccctctgctcAATCTGCGCCTGCTCAGACTCCACCAAGTAGGACGACCCCCACTGAGCCTCGCAACTATGGCTCCTATACCTCCCAG ACTGCGGTGAATGCTACCACGGAAGAGCTCTtgaggaagcaggaggagctggagaagaaagCCCGGGAgctggagagaagagagagggagcttGAGTCACACAGCCTGGGAACTGGAGCCT ctcgtcagaACAACTGGCCCCCATTGCCTTCATTCTGCCCTGTGGGTCCCTGCTTCTACCAGGACATCAATGTGGAGATCACTCAGCACTTCCAGCGCACCGTCACCATCATGTACTACTTCTGGATGT TCTGCACTTGTGGGCTGCTCTTCAACCTGATCTCCTCACTGGCCAATTTCTGCGTGAACACCTCGGGTGGTGTTGGCCTGGGTCTGGCCATCCTGTGGGCCCTCCTCTTCACCCCCTGCTCTTTTGTCTGCTGGTACCGTCCTATGTACAAAGCCTTCAG GAGTGACAGCTCCTTCaatttctttgtcttcttctttgttttctttgcccAAGTGGTGGTCTCAGTCATCATGACCATTGGTATCCCTGGATGGGGTTTCAG CGGGTGGATCGTGAGCCTGGCTGCTCTGAACGACAGTGTTGCCGTTGGTGCAATCATGATGATGAATGCCCTCCTCTTTACTGCCCAAGCTGCCATTGGGGTTTTCATGCTGAAGAAG gTCCACAGCATGTACCGGCAGACCGATGCCAGCTTTCAGAAGGCCCAGGCCGAGTTCGCCACCGGAGTCATGTCCAATCAGGTCGTGCGCCAGGCTGCCACCAGCGCCGCCACCAGCGCTGCCCAGGGGGCCTTCACCACTCCTCGATAG
- the scamp3 gene encoding secretory carrier-associated membrane protein 3 isoform X1 — protein sequence MSKYTSFPEPTEDPNPFQDPAVTQHSSNTGYATLDLYNPFDNTTAPPPPYEATSPSAQSAPAQTPPSRTTPTEPRNYGSYTSQTAVNATTEELLRKQEELEKKARELERRERELESHSLGTGASRQNNWPPLPSFCPVGPCFYQDINVEITQHFQRTVTIMYYFWMFCTCGLLFNLISSLANFCVNTSGGVGLGLAILWALLFTPCSFVCWYRPMYKAFRSDSSFNFFVFFFVFFAQVVVSVIMTIGIPGWGFSGWIVSLAALNDSVAVGAIMMMNALLFTAQAAIGVFMLKKVHSMYRQTDASFQKAQAEFATGVMSNQVVRQAATSAATSAAQGAFTTPR from the exons ATGTCCAAATACACGAGCTTCCCCGAGCCGACAGAAGACCCAAACCCTTTCCAA GACCCTGCAGTGACTCaacacagcagcaacacaggATATGCCACCCTGGACCTGTACAACCCCTTTGATAATACCACTGCG cctcctcctccgtaTGAAGccacctctccctctgctcAATCTGCGCCTGCTCAGACTCCACCAAGTAGGACGACCCCCACTGAGCCTCGCAACTATGGCTCCTATACCTCCCAG ACTGCGGTGAATGCTACCACGGAAGAGCTCTtgaggaagcaggaggagctggagaagaaagCCCGGGAgctggagagaagagagagggagcttGAGTCACACAGCCTGGGAACTGGAGCCT ctcgtcagaACAACTGGCCCCCATTGCCTTCATTCTGCCCTGTGGGTCCCTGCTTCTACCAGGACATCAATGTGGAGATCACTCAGCACTTCCAGCGCACCGTCACCATCATGTACTACTTCTGGATGT TCTGCACTTGTGGGCTGCTCTTCAACCTGATCTCCTCACTGGCCAATTTCTGCGTGAACACCTCGGGTGGTGTTGGCCTGGGTCTGGCCATCCTGTGGGCCCTCCTCTTCACCCCCTGCTCTTTTGTCTGCTGGTACCGTCCTATGTACAAAGCCTTCAG GAGTGACAGCTCCTTCaatttctttgtcttcttctttgttttctttgcccAAGTGGTGGTCTCAGTCATCATGACCATTGGTATCCCTGGATGGGGTTTCAG CGGGTGGATCGTGAGCCTGGCTGCTCTGAACGACAGTGTTGCCGTTGGTGCAATCATGATGATGAATGCCCTCCTCTTTACTGCCCAAGCTGCCATTGGGGTTTTCATGCTGAAGAAG gTCCACAGCATGTACCGGCAGACCGATGCCAGCTTTCAGAAGGCCCAGGCCGAGTTCGCCACCGGAGTCATGTCCAATCAGGTCGTGCGCCAGGCTGCCACCAGCGCCGCCACCAGCGCTGCCCAGGGGGCCTTCACCACTCCTCGATAG